From one Lotus japonicus ecotype B-129 chromosome 3, LjGifu_v1.2 genomic stretch:
- the LOC130746178 gene encoding protein ALTERED PHOSPHATE STARVATION RESPONSE 1-like, whose translation MGCNQSKIENEEAVARCKERKRYMKEAVSTRNAFAAAHSSYTTSLKNTGAALGDFALGEVHNPQLPPAADPNSYVHPQQTFEIPLPPPPLPDFSPAPLHRAATMPEIKIANAAKSDSRSIPKPIIEEEEEELENEGSLRRRRSNRNTGGGGGGNTRRVVVEEEEEETPPPMPPPLTKQQPVSDHVNQHQHHRNQNQNQHQHQQHHHQQPQQSAAWEYFFPSMENIAGTTLNVGEEETLNLNKVEQVQVQRKLFDEKPNRVEVEEVEVVRAQRDVEVPVHEPEPELEPELEPEDMSKHVPEMEEVVETPVGKGMKAKQTSMEGKRMVTARNNVNLLQIFAELDDHFLKASESAHEVSKMLEATRLHYHSNFADNRGHIDHSARVMRVITWNRSFKGIPNLDDGKDDFDSDEHETHATILDKLLAWEKKLYDEVKAGELMKFEYQKKVTTLNKLKKRGTNSEALEKAKAVVSHLHTRYIVDMQSLDSTVSEINRLRDEQLYPKLVQLVDGMATMWKTMLSHHEKQSDIVTSLKSLDISQSSKKTSEHHHERTYQLLLVVQQWHSQFEMLVSNQKGYTKALTNWLKLNLIPIESSLKEKVSSPPRVRSPPIQGLLQAWHDRLEKLPDELARTAIGNFAAVMDTIFHQQDEEMGWKRKCEDTRKELSRKTRQFEDWYNKYMQRKMPNEVDPDRAGDANAPDEVITEKQFEVEQVRKRLEQEEESYASHCLQVRQKSLASLKNRMPELFRAMSDFSLECSKMYSELSSIAQHLGQSSS comes from the exons ATGGGTTGCAACCAATCCAAGATCGAGAACGAGGAAGCGGTGGCGCGATGCAAAGAACGCAAGCGTTACATGAAGGAAGCTGTTTCCACTCGCAACGCCTTCGCCGCCGCACACTCCTCCTACACCACCTCCCTCAAAAACACCGGCGCCGCCCTCGGTGACTTCGCTCTCGGCGAGGTTCACAATCCTCAACTCCCTCCCGCCGCTGATCCCAACTCCTATGTCCATCCTCAGCAAACCTTCGAGATCCCTCTCCCTCCGCCTCCGTTGCCTGATTTCTCCCCCGCACCTCTCCACCGCGCCGCCACCATGCCTGAGATCAAGATCGCCAACGCCGCCAAGTCCGATTCCAGGTCCATACCGAAACCGATCattgaggaggaggaagaagagttggAGAATGAAGGATCGTTGcggagaagaagaagcaacCGGAACaccggcggtggtggtggagggaatactagaagggtggtggtggaggaggaggaagaggagactCCACCTCCTATGCCTCCTCCTCTGACAAAGCAACAGCCGGTGAGTGATCATGTCAATCAGCATCAGCACCATcggaatcagaatcagaatcaacATCAGCATCAACAGCATCATCATCAGCAGCCGCAGCAGAGTGCTGCTTGGGAGTATTTCTTTCCTTCCATGGAGAATATTGCAGGGACGACACTGAATGTGGGAGAAGAAGAAACCCTCAACCTCAACAAGGTGGAGCAAGTTCAAGTTCAGCGGAAGCTGTTTGATGAGAAGCCTAACAGGGTGGAGGTTGAGGAGGTGGAGGTTGTGAGAGCTCAGAGGGATGTTGAGGTTCCTGTTCATGAGCCTGAGCCTGAGCTGGAGCCGGAGCTTGAGCCGGAGGACATGTCTAAGCATGTTCCTGAGATGGAGGAAGTGGTGGAGACGCCGGTGGGTAAGGGGATGAAGGCGAAGCAGACTTCTATGGAGGGGAAGAGGATGGTGACGGCGCGTAACAATGTCAATTTGCTGCAGATATTTGCTGAACTTGATGACCATTTCCTCAAGGCTTCGGAGAGTGCTCATGAGGTTTCAAAGATGCTTGAGGCCACACGGCTGCACTATCACTCCAATTTTGCCGATAATAGAG gaCACATTGATCACTCTGCTAGGGTCATGCGAGTTATTACTTGGAATCGATCATTTAAAGGAATACCTAATTTGGATGATGGGAAGGATGATTTTGATTCAGACGAGCATGAAACCCATGCTACCATCTTGGACAAGTTGTTAGCATGGGAAAAGAAACTTTATGATGAAGTTAAG GCTGGCGAACTAATGAAATTTgagtaccaaaaaaaagttacCACACTTAACAAGCTAAAAAAGAGAGGCACCAACTCTGAAGCATTGGAGAAAGCAAAAGCAGTTGTCAGTCATTTGCATACAAGATACATTGTAGACATGCAATCACTGGATTCAACAGTCTCAGAGATTAACCGATTACGTGATGAACAGTTGTATCCGAAACTTGTTCAGCTTGTTGATGG GATGGCCACCATGTGGAAAACCATGCTATCTCACCACGAGAAGCAATCTGATATTGTCACATCGCTTAAATCGTTGGACATTTCCCAATCTTCTAAGAAAACTAGTGAACACCATCATGAACGTACATACCAGCTATTGCTCGTTGTGCAACAGTGGCATTCGCAGTTTGAGATGCTAGTCAGCAATCAAAAGGGATACACAAAGGCGCTGACAAATTGGTTAAAATTAAATCTTATCCCTATTGAGAGCAGTTTGAAGGAAAAAGTTTCTTCACCTCCAAGAGTTAGAAGTCCGCCCATACAAGGGCTTCTCCAAGCATGGCATGACCGTCTAGAGAAACTTCCTGATGAGCTAGCTAGGACAGCTATAGGGAACTTTGCTGCTGTGATGGATACAATTTTCCATCAGCAAGATGAAGAAATGGGTTGGAAGAGAAAATGCGAGGATACACGAAAGGAGCTATCCCGCAAAACCAGGCAGTTTGAGGATTGGTATAATAAGTATATGCAAAGGAAAATGCCAAATGAAGTTGATCCAGATAGGGCAGGTGACGCTAATGCTCCTGATGAAGTTATTACAGAGAAGCAATTTGAGGTTGAACAAGTGAGGAAGAGGTTGGAACAGGAGGAAGAATCCTATGCAAGTCACTGCCTCCAAGTGAGGCAAAAATCTTTGGCAAGTCTTAAAAATCGCATGCCCGAGCTCTTTAGGGCAATGTCAGATTTCTCTCTTGAATGTTCCAAAATGTACAGCGAATTAAGTTCAATAGCACAGCACCTAGGCCAGAGCTCATCATGA
- the LOC130746182 gene encoding uncharacterized protein LOC130746182 isoform X1 translates to MECSAPSPEAEHEDGGDDEVMSEVHLGCPSGFSGPHVSRFTVRLSLPPTVTPDEEELEETQTLQFDEDGDLLLTRRTTTMKNAELSCDSCTVRIQHNITSSIPNVGLQVWRAELVLSDFILHKALCSSEFHGVIALELGAGTGLVGLLLARIANTVFLTDHGNEILDNCDKNVHLNSGLLNYQATIFVRELDWFHCWPPKARIGEAPFTQKYTSQSLYGVWSRYSWTSREIEDAENASLLLAADVIYSDDLTDAFFSTLERLMSRGSTKILYMALEKRYNFSLSDLDVVANGYSHFRSFLRDEGEIESLEPASMPNFVGKRVDISQIPQYVREYERGHDVEIWEIKYSGPKHETSLTRG, encoded by the exons atggAGTGTTCAGCTCCGTCGCCGGAAGCAGAACACGAAGACGGCGGCGACGACGAAGTGATGAGCGAAGTCCACCTTGGCTGCCCATCTGGTTTCTCCGGTCCCCACGTTTCCCGGTTCACCGTTCGCCTTTCCCTTCCACCCACCG TCACACCAGATGAAGAAGAATTGGAAGAAACTCAGACTCTGCAATTTGATGAAGATGGTGACCTTCTTCTCACTCGACGCACCACTACCA TGAAAAATGCAGAACTATCATGTGATAGTTGTACTGTGAGAATCCAGCATAACATCACATCATCAATTCCAAATGTTGGCCTGCAG gTTTGGAGAGCTGAACTAGTATTATCTGATTTTATATTGCATAAAGCATTATGTTCATCTGAGTTTCATGGAGTTATTGCATTAGAACTTGGCGCTGGAACCG GCTTGGTGGGTTTATTACTTGCACGCATTGCAAATACTGTATTCCTAACAG ACCATGGGAATGAAATACTTGACAACTGTGATAAGAACGTTCATCTTAATTCTGGACTCTTGAATTATCAAGCCACAATTTTTGTACGTGAACTTGATTGGTTCCATTGCTGGCCTCCTAAAGCAAGAATAGGAGAGGCACCTTTTACACAAAA GTACACCTCACAATCACTTTATGGTGTGTGGTCCAGGTATTCTTGGACTTCCAGAGAAATTGAAGATGCAGAAAATGCTTCTTTGCTGCTGGCTGCTGATGTTATTTATAGTGATGACCTGACTGATGCATTTTTCAGTACCTTAGAGAGATTAATGTCAAGGGGTTCAACAAAG ATATTATACATGGCACTGGAAAAGCGCTACAACTTCAGTCTTTCTGACCTTGACGTTGTTGCAAACGGATATTCACATTTTCGAAGCTTTCTGAGGGATGAGGGTG AAATTGAAAGCCTTGAGCCTGCAAGCATGCCAAATTTTGTGGGGAAGAGGGTGGACATATCTCAAATTCCTCAGTATGTTAGAGAGTATGAAAGAGGACATGACGTTGAGATTTGGGAGATCAAGTACAGTGGACCAAAACATGAAACCTCACTCACCCGGGGATAA
- the LOC130746182 gene encoding uncharacterized protein LOC130746182 isoform X2, translating to MECSAPSPEAEHEDGGDDEVMSEVHLGCPSGFSGPHVSRFTVRLSLPPTVTPDEEELEETQTLQFDEDGDLLLTRRTTTMKNAELSCDSCTVRIQHNITSSIPNVGLQVWRAELVLSDFILHKALCSSEFHGVIALELGAGTGLVGLLLARIANTVFLTDHGNEILDNCDKNVHLNSGLLNYQATIFVRELDWFHCWPPKARIGEAPFTQKYSWTSREIEDAENASLLLAADVIYSDDLTDAFFSTLERLMSRGSTKILYMALEKRYNFSLSDLDVVANGYSHFRSFLRDEGEIESLEPASMPNFVGKRVDISQIPQYVREYERGHDVEIWEIKYSGPKHETSLTRG from the exons atggAGTGTTCAGCTCCGTCGCCGGAAGCAGAACACGAAGACGGCGGCGACGACGAAGTGATGAGCGAAGTCCACCTTGGCTGCCCATCTGGTTTCTCCGGTCCCCACGTTTCCCGGTTCACCGTTCGCCTTTCCCTTCCACCCACCG TCACACCAGATGAAGAAGAATTGGAAGAAACTCAGACTCTGCAATTTGATGAAGATGGTGACCTTCTTCTCACTCGACGCACCACTACCA TGAAAAATGCAGAACTATCATGTGATAGTTGTACTGTGAGAATCCAGCATAACATCACATCATCAATTCCAAATGTTGGCCTGCAG gTTTGGAGAGCTGAACTAGTATTATCTGATTTTATATTGCATAAAGCATTATGTTCATCTGAGTTTCATGGAGTTATTGCATTAGAACTTGGCGCTGGAACCG GCTTGGTGGGTTTATTACTTGCACGCATTGCAAATACTGTATTCCTAACAG ACCATGGGAATGAAATACTTGACAACTGTGATAAGAACGTTCATCTTAATTCTGGACTCTTGAATTATCAAGCCACAATTTTTGTACGTGAACTTGATTGGTTCCATTGCTGGCCTCCTAAAGCAAGAATAGGAGAGGCACCTTTTACACAAAA GTATTCTTGGACTTCCAGAGAAATTGAAGATGCAGAAAATGCTTCTTTGCTGCTGGCTGCTGATGTTATTTATAGTGATGACCTGACTGATGCATTTTTCAGTACCTTAGAGAGATTAATGTCAAGGGGTTCAACAAAG ATATTATACATGGCACTGGAAAAGCGCTACAACTTCAGTCTTTCTGACCTTGACGTTGTTGCAAACGGATATTCACATTTTCGAAGCTTTCTGAGGGATGAGGGTG AAATTGAAAGCCTTGAGCCTGCAAGCATGCCAAATTTTGTGGGGAAGAGGGTGGACATATCTCAAATTCCTCAGTATGTTAGAGAGTATGAAAGAGGACATGACGTTGAGATTTGGGAGATCAAGTACAGTGGACCAAAACATGAAACCTCACTCACCCGGGGATAA
- the LOC130746179 gene encoding uncharacterized protein LOC130746179, with protein sequence MFDTLLKPKFYSKCKSCVKLTKTRLDAIRKKRNAVQKFLKKDIAELLRNGLDYNAYGRAEGLLVEQNMSACYELIAKFVGCISDHVRYLCKHKDCPDECKEAIPSLVYAAARFSDLPELRDMRTLFAEKFGNSLEPYISKEFVEKLRQDPPSKEMKIRLLHDVAQEFSIEWDRKALEQRLYSPPLLHEEKPEHDPQNDYGDEKWNRNNDFATPTLEDTDCGVKRRDGRDFHTSEGIERDTPAPRRKGMSDSWRMQSSRNEERTTDNSPQDGSKACSSSLQGVVSEDGVEEVKRPFSYGLVPPPYVKENSDKSESNLKKTTSETPLPEKESSNHDLHEPVVPKKPVPKSVRRRPLKKPPEIENDGDSKDAEKKQSPYESGIGKACTESYPFQQNRMHKDSNFVRGTSLPPFEGTSSSSKETLRWHGRAASLGPEMLRTVGHVHPSLPEYDDLAARLAALRGR encoded by the exons ATGTTCGACACGTTGTTGAAGCCGAAATTCTATTCAAAATG CAAATCGTGCGTGAAGTTGACAAAGACGAGGCTCGACGCGATTCGGAAGAAAAGGAATGCGGTGCAGAAATTTCTCAAGAAAGATATTGCTGAGCTTCTCAGGAATGGCCTTGATTACAATGCATATGGAAGG GCTGAAGGGCTTCTTGTTGAGCAAAACATGTCTGCTTGCTATGAACTCATTGCGAAGTTTGTTGGATGCATATCGGATCATGTTCGATACCTTTGTAAGCACAA GGATTGCCCTGATGAATGCAAGGAAGCTATACCATCACTGGTTTATGCTGCAGCAAGGTTTTCTGATCTGCCGGAGCTACGCGACATGAGAACATTGTTTGCAGAGAAATTTGGGAATTCTCTTGAACCTTATATCAGTAAAGAG TTTGTAGAGAAGTTGAGGCAAGATCCTCCTtccaaagaaatgaaaatccGGTTGTTGCATGATGTCGCGCAAGAGTTCTCTATAGAATGGGATAGAAAGGCTTTGGAGCAGAGACTTTACTCACCCCCTTTGTTACATGAA GAGAAGCCTGAACATGATCCACAAAATGATTATGGTGATGAAAAATGGAACCGGAACAATGACTTTGCCACCCCTACATTAGAAGACACGGATTGTGGGGTCAAACGGAGAGATGGAAGAGACTTTCATACATCTGAAGGAATTGAAAGAGACACCCCAGCTCCAAGGAGGAAGGGTATGAGTGACTCATGGAGGATGCAAAGCAGCAGAAATGAAGAAAGAACTACTGACAATTCACCTCAGGATGGCTCAAAAGCTTGTTCCAGTTCATTACAAGGTGTTGTATCTGAGGATGGAGTAGAAGAAGTTAAGAGGCCATTTTCCTATGGGCTCGTGCCACCTCCTTATGTCAAAGAAAATTCTGACAAAAGTGAAAGCAACTTGAAGAAAACAACATCTGAAACTCCTCTACCAGAAAAGGAGTCATCAAATCATGATCTTCATGAACCAGTTGTTCCGAAAAAGCCAGTACCAAAATCAGTCAGGAGAAGACCTCTCAAAAAACCACCTGAGATTGAGAATGATGGTGATTCAAAGGATGCAGAAAAGAAACAATCTCCTTATGAATCAGGCATAGGAAAAGCATGTACAGAAAGTTATCCTTTCCAACAAAACAGAATGCATAAAGATTCAAACTTTGTGAGAGGGACATCTCTTCCTCCTTTTGAAGGCACAAGTTCTTCTTCAAAGGAAACATTAAGGTGGCATGGAAGGGCTGCTTCCTTAGGACCAGAAATGTTAAGGACAGTGGGGCATGTGCATCCTAGTTTACCAGAATATGATGACTTGGCAGCTCGTCTTGCAGCTCTCAGGGGAAGATAA